In Gossypium hirsutum isolate 1008001.06 chromosome A10, Gossypium_hirsutum_v2.1, whole genome shotgun sequence, the DNA window ttctgatcttggatatgtataatttaagccatgcgaatatgactTGACTCCTAAGCTTgaatttggttttgtttgattATGGTTCAAGTTCATTTTTGGTTAAAATGCTATGTGCTTTGGATAACTAGTATTTATAATATGTGTTTGTGTAATGAAGTTGATTAAAGAAATTTGGATGTGATATGAATGAATTGGCCACAATTTATGCATAGGTATTTTTGATTGGTTTGAATgtgattttatatgaaaataaagtatataaatgaatttagtaATTTGCCTAGTTAAGGTTTATAAATGATTTGGTGTTAAAGGATATCTTGTATTAACCGAATATGGTTGGagctattttaatatatatatttttatgatttttataaaatttgtgtattgatatgtatatatatatttatatatttgaatgagtacatatatttatatgtgcATAAGCCATGAATATTAAAGTGTAATGAATTGGCTAAGTAAAGTCAAGTAGTATATGTTATTTAATCTTATCAATATGCCTTATGTGTGTTTgggtaaatatgattaaattaggTCATTATTTGTTCTCTTGTATGTTTATGTTATAAGTAAGGTATTGTATATTTACAATTAAgtattatatgttattaaagTTTGTTAATATTGATAAGTAAAATGGTCATTATGAcacatgatatttatatgaaatatgtgtttTGGTTATGTGTGAATAGGAATGTATATGGTGTTACATGTGGtctaataaattatgaaaattatatgtATCTTATGTGATATATAAATGTTTaacttaatattaaatgaataccgAATATGTTATGATTTTTATCAAATGATTATAAGTAGTACATTTCGTATAATCCATTTGTGTTTTATTATAGTATGCGACTAAAGTGTAATGAAGTCTGTTTATCTGCATGTATTATGAgtttaaattaaaagtatattcaGCTATGCggtaatagagattaaattgacaATTAAAATTCAAGTACGTGTATGTGAtcgttttaatttatgtttttgacggtaataccttgtaaccctaattcggcgacggatacgggttaggggtgttacacgtttattacattaatattatTCATATGTTTTCCTCAATGagttttgcatgcaaagcaaaatagaagcaaatattgactcattgattatctaatatttaactaatagtAAGCAATATTATGTGGTTGAATCATAATACGGTAAAAAAATCTAAACATGTTATTAGTCAAATTGGAGCcaagcaaactgattgaaagacaactacgttgtctatcaagtccaattggggaaatGTTTTATCTTGATCATTGAAGCAGATGACTTCTAGAAGATAGATGTGATTGATTAAACTGACATTACATCGGGCTgtacccaagtagaatagatcctagatccatttatggatttattcacttgtgatgttcatagtgtggcatgcTTTagtcttgagtggatgatggattatgtttgcatgactcgtatactttaatGTAATTAAAAGCTTGAGTTAAAATCGATAAGGAATTAAAATTTGGtatgttgggtatacgacttatgtagtatgtagcatcattcacaatagtggaattcatagtccAACTTAAAGGTAAAAGATATTCTCCTTGATttgtcgtaatttgatatgtcaaatacATTCAAGGAGCTTATTCTTGAGCAATTTAGGTgtcttttatatgtttttgtcaatttttaattttattgctaataaattgtttttattagttttatgttGTTTTTGAGATCCAAATTAGCCAAACGCGTCATGGGAAATTAATGATAGTAGATTTATCTTACGGAGTTAGAATCCACAAACATAGAAAAACCGAACTGCATAGACAATTTGTCATATTATTGCAGTGCCATCTTCAGTGGACACTACAATCATCATTTCCATTCAAGCTCTTTATTTTCTTAGCAATTAACAATAGACCATTTCTGCACTTCTCTTAACTCCAATAACCAAAGAAGCAAGCTCCTGCCTGAAATGGTAGATGATAGGTTTCTTCTCACAAAAAACGACATATAACTTCTCTGTCTTCTttgttcaaaaagaaaaaaaaaacttctccATTCTTTTGTTAATTCGTTCTTCAATATTTCTAAGAATGGTGGagaacttaaaatttttggcaAGGAAAAGGAAGAAGATTAAGGAAAAGGATACTTAAAGGAGAAGCTATACAGTTTatttggaaaatgaaaatatcataaatttgggtttgtatattaaaaaaaaatctttagatGAAAGAGAATTATCATTACATAagaataattttcaaattttatttcaaaacaGTTTTGATATTTCAATAAGCTAAAATCCGCTTCTCTACAATCTGGACACAAATTTTCtatacaaaaaatattttcctaAAATATATTATATGCAAACTGATGAATATTGATTCCAACAACCATTATTATAAACTCTTCTACGTAGCCTTTCTAAACCAAAAACTAACAAAAAGGTATTtccaaaccaaaaaccaaaattttcctATATAGTATTAATTATCAAGTTGTGATCCCTTTGTAGATAATGTAGAAAGACAAAACAATTGAATGAGCATTGAGCTGTCCTTTGGAAATTTAGATACAGGAGAATTTGGTTGGGGGAATGACATGGGaaacatatatacaaaaacaTGTGAATGATTACTAAGATTCAGAGAATCACATTGATGACACAATTGTTCCATTTTTGTGGTGCAAGCCATGTACATCGTTTACCACTTATTGTCCTTGCTAAATAAGAAAATGACTCTATCATAACACTGGCAATACTCATCACTATAGTATAAAATTATACTTGCCAAATTCCCTCACAGGAATATTAATATATATCCTCAGTAGGTGCATCAACTTTTCATGCAACTTGAGCATCATGTGGAGACCGCATTGAACGCCAAGTAGCAAAAGGGTTTAAAATCTAAAacaattatatatctatattttagGAACTCAACTTCTACTTTAATTTAGCAACCTAGAATTAATAtagtttagattttttatttaaaatgtggGTTTTTTAATATAACCAAAAtccatttttttccatttaaaatttaaaattttggttgttaataaaaattattattttaagctaATTTGTCATTAAAAATCCAGCCCAACCTTATAATTTCGAATTCTTGTTTTAAATTTCACGTTAGCTAATTAATAGAATCTTTTAATAGTTTCAGTGATCACATGCaatttaacattaataatagtaagatgaaattaaattaaagtacatAAAATAAATCCTATAAATATGGATGAAAGCATTTGATATACATATCATTGTACTAAATATTAACTTATACAAATTTTACTCGAAAGTttaaaaatcatcatataatatttcagaaatagaaaagaaaaaagggaggttaatgatgattttaaaattttttataccaGGGAAACTAATATCTTTATACATGATGATAATTAATTCGGTCGTTATGGTcggataaaatattttaattaaatattaaaatttattattattcgaattaatattcgaattatataaacttaattttatttcaattaaatgtTATCCTCGAATTCATTGACATTGTATAGAATTATATGATATTAATGTATTAGATATTAACCTCATATAAAAGATTTATATTTGATTCATTCACATACAATTCTATATATTTTAGGTAATCAGACATTGATACATAATGTATAATAAcattaagtaaatttattttttttaatttaaatcagGCAATATTATATGATGCACTAATATATAAGACTATGCATAAAATATAAATCTGTACACAAGAGAGAGAGATGTATGCTATTTGTTcctaacatatatattatataagagTACCGcttagcaaatatatatatatattatatacaagaGTATATAAGACTGAAAGTGAGGTGATAGTGAGTTGCGGCAATTAGCCTATTCAAGAAAGGTACagtgactgaaaactattattttcCCAACTTAGGGTGAAAGACATCAATGGTTGACAGTATAGGAGAtcgagttttggttagagaatttGATGATGCAAGGGATATTGAAGTGGTGGGGAAGCTTGAGAAGAGCTGTGAGATAGGGTCTAATAATAAGGGGACCtccattttcacaaataatacgatTGACCCTTTGTGTAGGATTAGGTTCTTTCCCCTTCATCTCCTGCTGGTGAGTGAAAGTCTGATAGTGGTTACTCCTTTCCTATATTACATTAATTGTCAACTTCCAAAACATTCAAACTTTAGCTATCCTATTTTTATAGTCATGAAACCCATTGTCCCCATGAGATCATTGTTGGTGTACAAATATATAACTGATGCAAAGGCAATTGACATATGCATGGACGATTGATGTGCTTGAAAATGGCCTACAGGTAGCTGAGCTGCGAGAAAATAGGGAGATTGTCGGTGTGATTAGAGGCTGCATCAAGCATGTGGGGACTAAATATGGAAGAACAAATGTGAAGTTGGGTTGCATTCTAGGCCTCCGAGTATCCCCAACACATCGGTATATATCATGATTAATTATTCACTCCCAGTCCTTCCCCTTTCCAGTACAATTTCAGTGTAATGTCACTCTGAATTTGTCTTCCAATTACAGTTCTAGGGCAACAATAACCCGTATCATTGTTTAAATCAAAGTATTTAGCTTAAGAAGAGTTGTTTTAAGTACATATTAACTTAGTCTTTTTATATATCTCTCTTTTCCCTTCCCTTTTGCATGCATTGTATCATTGTTTAAATCAAAGTATTTAGCATAGGGAAAGTTGTTTTAAGTACATATTAAGTTAGCCTTTCTATATATCTCTCTTTTTCCTTCGCTTTTGCATGCATTTCAACAGATATTGACATGAAATATAGATTTTAGAGTAGCATGGAATGTTGTttctagctcaaattaatggtaacATTAGATCAAGATCATGCCCAAACTCTTCggtttccataatttttttactatttaaacaTTTTGAGACATTAGATTGAACTCATTAGAACTCTCAACGGGATAAAAAGacaaaaccctaaccatggaCAATACTTGACCTGAATCTTCAACCTTGTTACTTTTTCTCCTAAAtggattccaaaaaaaaaaaacctatatatGGTCTCTTATCAACTAACATAGAGTGTATAATTTCCTTTTGAAACAAATGTAGGAGAATGGGGATCGGATTGAAACTTGTGAGAGCAATGGAAGAATGGTTGATAAACAATGGAGCTCACTACACTTTCCTAGCAACAGAAAAGAACAATGTTGCCTCTAAAAATCTCTTCACTGCCAAATGCAATTATAAAACCTTAAGCTCATTAGCCATATTCGTTCAACCAATTAGTTTTGCAATGGAGCTGGGTATCTCTCAAGATATCAAAGTAGAGAAGTTGAATATAAGGCAAGCTATTTCCTTGTATGATAACAAGCTCAAAGGCAAAGACTTGTATTTCACAGACATTGATGCAATCCTCAAGGAAAACCTTAGCCTTGGGACATGGGTTTTTTATTTCAAACAAGATGAATGGATTGGTTTGCATAGTGAAGATGAGGATGAAGATATTATTAGCACAGTCCCACCTTCTTGTGCCATGTTTAGCATATGGAGCTCTTGTGAAGCTTACAAGATTGATATTAAAAAACCCCATTATCCTCTGAAgctttttcatgaaattttaagcCATGCAAGGGACAAGATCCTCCCTTGTTTAAAGAATATCATTCCAATTTGTGACTACTCAATTGAGAAACCATTTGGTTTCTTGTTCCTTTATGGGATACATGGAGAAGGAGAGAACGTTGGGGAGCTCATGAAATGTGCATGGAGTGTGGCATCGAGATTAGGTGAAGACATTAAGGACTGCAAGATGATAATCACTGAGTTAGGAGTGTCGGATCCGATGATTAAACATGTGCCCCATGCATCATCCAAGTCAAGGATCGATGATCTTTGGTACTTTAAAAAGGTGAATGGCTCCTCCATCAATGATGAGAATGAGCTTGCGATGATGGGAGAACTTGGAAATGTGGTTGTGGATCCCAGAAACTTTTAGGGTTAATTCCTCTCTGAAATATTTGATTATAGGGGTttatacaaaagaagaagaaaacaaaccCCCTTAATTCCTAGTTATTTTTGTACCTTTTTATATTACTTTAAGCTTCTcatttgtgtgttttttattcaatttttaagcAGCAAATTTCTTTGTGTAGCTCAAAAGTCTATCAAACTATTGATTCTTGAGCACCGAAACCCTAGctataaatacaaatatatataatttacatttgatattttattagttATTAATGGGGAACAATCTCTTAACCTAATGATAAGAGTATTATGTTATATGTACGAAATTTTAAATgtctcaattataaaaaaaatattaatatctcattaaatgtttttttaaataaaaacataaatatattgataggtttagaattttaaaacttttaaggGTTGAAATTAGAATTTTAATCATGTGTTAACTAGTTAATTGATTTAAATTGAGTTCATTTATTGAGTTTAACAGTGAGATACTGTTTTTACccttttgaaaattaataacTTAATTTAGCCATCGCACCATAAAATTTCTGGCTTTGgcgtaaaattttatatttctttatacTCCCTCCAACAAAAGGTTCATGATAGTTTGAGTTAGCTCATAGAATcagaaaatggtgaaattctgatTTTGGCCCTCTTGAAAATAAATAGTTTTAGCATAAAATTTCTGATTTTAACCCctaacaaattatttttatccggatcCCAACAAAAAAAATCCCTGACTTTGGCGCTGATAATGCATAGATGGACAGCTGATATGAACAGCTCACTATCCACTATTTGAGTTCATCTTAAGCCCGCCACAAAACTAGGAACCATAACCGAGAGGAACAGCAGACTTGGTACTTTCTGAAACAGGAAAGTATGTCCGGTTCAAAGgacaatttcattttttttttttagatttaatcaCTGTTTGATACCCAAAAAGAAATACAAACCTGTAAGGCTCatgtgttatgatttatattGTTGGATTATTTTCTTAATGGAAGGTTTCCTTTTTGCCATAGTAAATGTAGTACAAGATATCATTACACTGCTGCagtttgattaaaaaatatatatatacaaatttgaCACTCTCAAGATTTGGATTTGATGTCTGTCTCAATACTCTACAATTGGTATACAGGTGGGTTCGTAACTTCAGAGCATTTTTTCCAGTTTCATACTGTGTCTAGAAAAGCATCCGTTGTCGCATCCTAGAAAACAAGTATATATTCGAGCATGCATCAGCAGTAGCAGCTGTAAACTTTATATGCTCGGTCAAGGCAAAGTCATGGTGGTTCGATTCTGTGATCTCCACATTCTTCTTGGAGATGTTACTCTCTTAGGAGATGAATTTCCTGAGTTTTCCATCAAAAGGTCCAGCTTAGATGGATCTAATGATAATTTATCTTTGATGAAAGCATTCAAGTCAAATCTGCTTCCGTATCCAATATCATTGCCATCATTTAGTCCCAAAGTAGTAAGGAATGGTTCTTCAGCACCATCTTCAATAGATTCTGCATCTTTCGAAGGCTCTCGTGCCTTGTTGATGAGGCCTTGATCCAAGTTCAGTAGCCTCTTTATGCTGTCAAGCGCTGGATCAATGACATCTAAAAATCCCGTTACCCATGATGCATCGTCCACAACTTCAGTACGCTGTTACAGTCcaattcaaagaaaagaaaatcattcATAAGTTCTCAACTGCAATTCGGATTTTAACGAACTAAAAAGTAGAAAAAGCATAAGAATTTTCTTGTTTACTTTCCCCAAATACAGACCTGCTGGAAGTAGAGGTTACGGATTTCTTCAGCACGCACAGAATTTCCTTGGTCCTCCTCCAATGCTGCCCATGTCATCCATGTTACATAACTCTGAGAATTTATATTGAGCGACGATCTAAATAACCTTCTAGCTGCAGATAAGTTACCAGCTCTTTGTTCCAAAACACCCCAAGCCTACAACAAATGGCAGTTAAGCTTAAATCTATGCATCAAGCAGGCAGAAGATTATCTAGCATATTTGCAAGGGAGTTTAGGAAATTTGAACTTGGTATCAGTGTGTCCCATGTAATGTATAGACATTGACTTATTACCTGTAAGCATCGAGCAGCACTTTCAGTTGTTGAGTCAATCGAAAGGGCTCGTTGGTACAACTCCCTCGCCGTTGATATATTCCCTTCCTTCCATTCCATCCATCCCCATGCCTGACAAGCTCAAAATATCAGCAGTGAATCAGTTTTGAAGTGGATTGAAAGATAGTCTATCCAAGCTGAAACCAAACAAACCATTATCTAGAATGAATATAAAGATGATTCTATTATGCGCCTTGGCATAGGCtctagtcacaggtctagacgAGAAAGAATTCTTGCTTCGTCCTATGGTTACTCAAAAAGCAGATGGTTTCTTGACTGAACCCCCTCTCAAAATAATGTTTCTTTTTTATAGAATAAGTAACTGTCCTAATACAATTACTAACTTAGAGtttacaaagaaaataaaaacctaagataatagagaaaataagtaaaactaaaactcttaataaaacctgatataataaataaataaaactaaaactcgTCTATATCATTACTCCCCTTCTCAGAGTTGAGTTTGTCCTCAAGCTCAAATTCAGAATAAACTTCAGAACTTATCCAAAATCATCTACCTCATCATCATCTTGCTTGCCTTCAACATTTGATACTTCTAACCAAAATAACCTTATACATTTGTGTCCCATGAAATAAGACTCGTCACAATTATAACACAACCCCTTAGCCCTTCTTTCCGTCATTTTTGTCTGTGTCAATCTCTTAATAAATGGTGCAAAAAAACCTATTTTGCCATTGTTCCATGTTGTTTTGTTGTTTGCTCCCCTTCCTTTGCAATGCTCTTAGTTGTTGGAATGATTAAATTGTTGCCAGTGTTTTGGGAAGTTAGCTAGTTCAGGATGGCTCGAGATGATAGTTTGGAAGAGACATTTTGTTTACGTTCCAATGAACCATATTCATTGCAACTCCAAGGTTTTCCGGTTGTTGTATCTCAATATCAATTCTAAGTTCCTCTACCAACCCTAAAATAAAGAGATTTCCTTGTTGTCGAGGTTTAAGATCATCAATCCTAGCAGTGATTGAAATTGGCGTTGATATTCCTTTACAGTCCCAGTTTGTCTCAAGTTGGCAAATTCTCCCAATGGGTTATTACTCATAAGTGACCCAAGCCTTACATGACAACACGCTTTAAAGTGCCCCCAATCAAGATTTGCCTCCTCTTTTTCCATTTGATCAAACCACAATTGTGCCTCTCCTAAAAGATGGAATGAAGCTAAGCCTACTTTCTCTTTTTCATTAGTTTGTTGATTGCCAAAAAAATTTTTGCATCTTTTCAGCCACCCTAAAGGATCTCCAACACCCTCATAAATGAGAAATTCCATCTTAGAGTATCATGACACCATGCACCCGCCGTGTTGCAAGTCTAAATTCTTTTTCCTGCCTCTGCTGCTGCCTTGTTCTTCATTATTTTTCTCTGAATCCCCTTTTATTATCTTTTAGACCGAAACAGATAATATCGTCACCTGCTTCTCCAATACTTGTTGCCTGTAGCCATTTGTTCCATGAAAGCCTCCGGCTTGGCTGTCAAAGTCTTTTCGTCACCCATGACAactggctttgataccaaattGTTATGCGCTTTAGCGTAGgatctagtcacaggtctagacAATAAAGAATTCTTGCTTCGACTTATGGTTACTCAAAAGGCAGATTCGTCCTTAACTGAACCCCCTCTCAAAATAACGTTTCTTTTTTATAGAATAATTGCTTATctctttatttcatattggcagCCTTTTAT includes these proteins:
- the LOC121208466 gene encoding probable N-acetyltransferase HLS1-like → MVDSIGDRVLVREFDDARDIEVVGKLEKSCEIGSNNKGTSIFTNNTIDPLCRIRFFPLHLLLVAELRENREIVGVIRGCIKHVGTKYGRTNVKLGCILGLRVSPTHRRMGIGLKLVRAMEEWLINNGAHYTFLATEKNNVASKNLFTAKCNYKTLSSLAIFVQPISFAMELGISQDIKVEKLNIRQAISLYDNKLKGKDLYFTDIDAILKENLSLGTWVFYFKQDEWIGLHSEDEDEDIISTVPPSCAMFSIWSSCEAYKIDIKKPHYPLKLFHEILSHARDKILPCLKNIIPICDYSIEKPFGFLFLYGIHGEGENVGELMKCAWSVASRLGEDIKDCKMIITELGVSDPMIKHVPHASSKSRIDDLWYFKKVNGSSINDENELAMMGELGNVVVDPRNF